Part of the Cucurbita pepo subsp. pepo cultivar mu-cu-16 unplaced genomic scaffold, ASM280686v2 Cp4.1_scaffold000628, whole genome shotgun sequence genome is shown below.
TAATCTCTCTTCCATTCACCTTTCTATCCGTTCACTTTCATCTTCGGACTCGCACACGCATCTTCCTTCTAATAATCATGTTCGTGTTACCCTTTACGCCATTGCTTGTCGGGTTAAGTATCTTGTCGATACTCCTGAGAATATTTGGGGTTGCCTCGATGAGTCCATGTTTCTCGAAGCCGCTGTTCGTCATCTTCGAGCGAAGCATGTGCAGCAAGCTTTGACGACCCACAATGCCGATTCGGACCGTAAGTTTCTCTCCAATTTTCCTCTGCTTCAGCACCATTGGCAGATTGTGGAGAGCTTCAAATCTCAGATTTCGCAGCGTAGCCGTGAAAGACTGCTCGATCGTGGACTTTGGGTTGGAGCTTATGCGGATGCTTTGGCTGCTGTCGCCGTTATTGATGAGCTTGAGCCGAAGCAAATACTCAGTTTGTTTCTCGATTCGAGGAAGTCTTGGATTTCTCAAAAATTAGGTACGTGCGGGAGCAATGCAACTTGCTCTATTGTTGTATCCGTGTTCTGCGAGGTTTTAGCTATAATTCAGGTTAGTATAGGACAGGTCGGTGAGTTATTTTTGCAAGTTCTGAATGATATGCCATTGTTTTACAAAGTTATATTGAGTTCTCCACCTGCATCACAATTGTTTGGTGGAATTCCCAATCCGGATGAGGAAGTTAGGCTCTGGAAGTTATTTAGGGATACGTTAGAGTCAGTCATGGTCATGCTTGAGAAAGATTACATTTCCAAGACCACGTCGAGTTGGCTAAGAGAATGTGGAAGAGAGATCGTTAGCCAGATCAATGGATGGTTTTTGATCGATGCCATTGGAAGTGGCCAGGACCTTGCTTCTGCTGAGAAATTAATTAGAGAGACAATGGAAAGTAAGGAAGTCTTGGAAGGAAGTTTGGATTGGTTGAGAAGTGTTTTTGGATCTGAAATCGAGTTGCCGTGGAGTAGAATGAGGGAACTTGTTTTGGAAGATGACTCAGACCTCTGGGATGACATATTTGAAAATGCATTTGCTTGCAGGATGAGAACTATTATTGACTCAAGGTTCATGGAGATGATTAACGTAGTTAATATTTCTGAATCGGTTCATCTACCTGAGGATGTTTCAAGTAATAATGGGTACATGAATAGACCCTCTACAGGTGGTGGGGTTTGGTTTATAGAATTTAATGCTAAGAAAGCCTGTCCAACTCTGGGAGCAAAAGCATCTGTAGAGGAGAGTGATTTTAGTAATTGTATCAATGCTTATTTTGGTCCAGAAGTCAGTCGAATCAGAGATGCATTTGAAAACTGTTGTCAGAATGTGCTTAAGGATCTTCTATGTTTCATAGAATCTCCGAAGGCATCAATAAGGTTAAAAGACATAGCACCTTATTTACAGAATAAGTGTCATGAAAGCATGTCAACCATATTGTTGGAACTAGAAAAAGAGATTGATAATCTATGTAGTAATATGGAAAATAGTAGGGCTGCTAGTCAGCCTGTTAGCCTTGCTCCACTTGTTGAGAGATCAATTTTCATTGGTCGGCTCCTATTtgcatttcaaaatcacttgAAGCATGTTCGTGTCATCCTTGGTTCACCAAGATCTTGGGTAAATGACTCATCATCCTCTGTGTTTGATAAGCATTCTTTATTACTGCGACAATCCAAAAGTCTTCCCAATTCTCCTCTACATGTTAATTCCCCTGGAAGACAGATGTCAAATGATTCTAGAAGGCAAACATCACTAGCCACAGCTGCGTTGCTTAGAACTAAAGAAAGTGCAAACCCAAAACTTGAAGAACTGAATAGGATTACTCATGATCTTTCTGTGAGGTCTCATAGCTTGTGGATGTCATGGTTATGTAATGAGCTTTCTGCCATTTTCTCTAGAGATCTTGTCCAGGATGATGCCCTACTTTCAGCAACTCCCTTGAGGGTAAGTGGTATTTTCTctgtattatttttattattttcattttttgattCTTTGTCTAACCCTGCATACTACATATGCAATGGGACCTGCAATGACTGTTTTCCTCAAAGCTAAAACACTTACAGTAAATCCCATTGTTACTATTTGGCGTTTTAACTatgaaattgataaaaaaaaaattgagcaAGGTAAATATTTTCCATGTTTCACGCTGAAACTTTATTCATATTCACCTTTAGTagctttgatttcttttcgtGAGACTAGCTTAATTGCTTTTTGATAggcttttatgtttttcttgatTATTGATAATTGCTGCCTGATTGTTGTTGGTAAGTGACCTGTGATGTTCTTCCACCTACTTCGATTATGTgaatttaaatactaaatattGCATGTTGAAACACTTATAATCCAGTTTCATTgttgatgaatgaaaaaagGTTGAGGGAATCCTGGCCATTTAATGAAAATACATGGAGGCTAAGGTTTCAAGTTAAAACAAGGTAAAAGGAAGAGTAGTGGTTTCAAGTGCTTGATCTTATTCCTAAATtaggattaattttttttgtggtcCCTTGCTTTTATGGGTACAATCACCCCAAGTCAAGAACCCAAGGAAAAGACTTCGTGTACCCTCTCTCCTCTACTTCCAACTTCACTGCAACTGCAAAAGAAGTGGGAAGATCTAAACCACCATTTCATCCATtccttaaaaagaaaatgaaagaaaaaaaagaaaaaaaaacccacatTTGTTCTTATTGAAAATGCATGGAGCatatatcttttgtttttcctcttttgGAAAAAGGCCATACaatcttttaaattagaaGTCAGAGAACATGACCTAACTTGACCCTAGGCCCTAAACCTAACTTGACATTGTTGTTGAAATCATATCCTTTTCTAGTTTTGTGTAGTATTCTGATGCATAGCTTAGGTTTTTCCTACCCGTTTACTGGTATTCTTATCAAAGTATTGCAgcgttttttgttttcctttagTTCTATTTTTGCTGATTCCGTTGTTTATAATTTACACATATATGGTAATAGTTTTTTGTAATTGGCAGGGCTGGGAAGAGACAGTAATCAAGCAAGAACAAACTGCTGAAGGTCAACCAGATATGAAAATTGCTCTTCCATCAATGCCTTCTCTTTATATAATTTCCTTTCTGTTCCGTGCATGTGAAGAAATTCACAGAATTGGAGGCCATGTTCTTCAGAAGATAGTTATTCGAAAATTTGCAACAACCCTACTGGAAAaggtattttgtttgattggaAATTATAACTTCTGTTGCAAAAAGAATCTtggaattttcatttttaatagtAAGCAGATCTTCATTTAGATaaatggaagaacaaaaaagagggTGGTAATGCAGACCCAAAACAAAAGACTAGttgttaagaataaaaaacaa
Proteins encoded:
- the LOC111785662 gene encoding conserved oligomeric Golgi complex subunit 1-like isoform X2, with amino-acid sequence MPIRTRSRERLLDRGLWVGAYADALAAVAVIDELEPKQILSLFLDSRKSWISQKLGTCGSNATCSIVVSVFCEVLAIIQVSIGQVGELFLQVLNDMPLFYKVILSSPPASQLFGGIPNPDEEVRLWKLFRDTLESVMVMLEKDYISKTTSSWLRECGREIVSQINGWFLIDAIGSGQDLASAEKLIRETMESKEVLEGSLDWLRSVFGSEIELPWSRMRELVLEDDSDLWDDIFENAFACRMRTIIDSRFMEMINVVNISESVHLPEDVSSNNGYMNRPSTGGGVWFIEFNAKKACPTLGAKASVEESDFSNCINAYFGPEVSRIRDAFENCCQNVLKDLLCFIESPKASIRLKDIAPYLQNKCHESMSTILLELEKEIDNLCSNMENSRAASQPVSLAPLVERSIFIGRLLFAFQNHLKHVRVILGSPRSWVNDSSSSVFDKHSLLLRQSKSLPNSPLHVNSPGRQMSNDSRRQTSLATAALLRTKESANPKLEELNRITHDLSVRSHSLWMSWLCNELSAIFSRDLVQDDALLSATPLRGWEETVIKQEQTAEGQPDMKIALPSMPSLYIISFLFRACEEIHRIGGHVLQKIVIRKFATTLLEKVIGIYGDFISSMEVGGPQLSEKGVLQVLLDIRFTADILCGAHSNMSEELSKNPRAKYALRRKQNISEEKSVIGDRVNALTDHLSKRIDPIDWQTYEPYLWENERQTYLRHAVLFGLFVQLNRIYTDTVQKLPSNSESNIMRCLTVPRFKYLPIR
- the LOC111785662 gene encoding conserved oligomeric Golgi complex subunit 1-like isoform X1 produces the protein MGVHSASSIDGGGGGGGGYRDAESLFRTKTISEIREVESSTRAQIQSKQEELRQLVGNRYRDLIDSADSIVLMKSTSHSISSNLSSIHLSIRSLSSSDSHTHLPSNNHVRVTLYAIACRVKYLVDTPENIWGCLDESMFLEAAVRHLRAKHVQQALTTHNADSDRKFLSNFPLLQHHWQIVESFKSQISQRSRERLLDRGLWVGAYADALAAVAVIDELEPKQILSLFLDSRKSWISQKLGTCGSNATCSIVVSVFCEVLAIIQVSIGQVGELFLQVLNDMPLFYKVILSSPPASQLFGGIPNPDEEVRLWKLFRDTLESVMVMLEKDYISKTTSSWLRECGREIVSQINGWFLIDAIGSGQDLASAEKLIRETMESKEVLEGSLDWLRSVFGSEIELPWSRMRELVLEDDSDLWDDIFENAFACRMRTIIDSRFMEMINVVNISESVHLPEDVSSNNGYMNRPSTGGGVWFIEFNAKKACPTLGAKASVEESDFSNCINAYFGPEVSRIRDAFENCCQNVLKDLLCFIESPKASIRLKDIAPYLQNKCHESMSTILLELEKEIDNLCSNMENSRAASQPVSLAPLVERSIFIGRLLFAFQNHLKHVRVILGSPRSWVNDSSSSVFDKHSLLLRQSKSLPNSPLHVNSPGRQMSNDSRRQTSLATAALLRTKESANPKLEELNRITHDLSVRSHSLWMSWLCNELSAIFSRDLVQDDALLSATPLRGWEETVIKQEQTAEGQPDMKIALPSMPSLYIISFLFRACEEIHRIGGHVLQKIVIRKFATTLLEKVIGIYGDFISSMEVGGPQLSEKGVLQVLLDIRFTADILCGAHSNMSEELSKNPRAKYALRRKQNISEEKSVIGDRVNALTDHLSKRIDPIDWQTYEPYLWENERQTYLRHAVLFGLFVQLNRIYTDTVQKLPSNSESNIMRCLTVPRFKYLPIR